Within the Candidatus Paceibacterota bacterium genome, the region GGGAGGAATAAAGAATGGCAAGTGGTGCACTAATTGTAGCGGCAACGGGGAAATAACTGTAATCTTTTCATTACATAAATAATGCTCTTGCCGATCCTACTATCCATTGCGCTTATTCAAAAAGCTGCAATTCGGTAGTTTTTTTATTTTGTGAGAAGGTTATTGACAGAAAATGCAAATCTGCTATAATAGGTATGTAATGAATACTGAACCGAAGCGACTTTTCGTCGCAAGAACCTAAGCCGGAAGCGGATGGGTTTTTTTAAAATCATAATCAATTTAAGAAATAATATGGAACAGAAACAATTTATCATGGCGATCAACCAGATCTGCGATGAAAAAGGAATTCCGAAGGAAAAAGCAATGGAGATAGTTGAAGCTGCTCTTGCTGCCGCATATAAAAAAGATTACGGCAAAAAGGGGCAGGTTATCACGGTAAAATTTGATGAGAAAACCGGAGGTATGGAAGTTTATCAGATCAAAACCGTTGCGGAAGAAGTTCCCGAAGGCGAGATCGAAGATGAATCTGAATCCGTTGAGGCTGATGAAAAAAGCGATAAAAAGAGATTCAATCCGGACAAGAATATAACTGTCGAGGAAGCAAAGAAATATCTCGATGATCCGAAGATTGACGATGAAGTCAGGATCGAACTTCCGGTACATACTGAATTCGGTCGAATCGCAGCTCAGACTGCAAAGCAGGTCATGATACAAAGAATAAGAGAAGCTGAAAAGGAGGCCATATTCAATGAATTCAAAGACAAAGAGGGCGAAGTTGTGAATGGGATCGTACAGAGAATTGAAGGACGAAATGTTTTTGTCGACGTTGGCAAAGCGATCGGGGTGATCTATCCGATGGAACAGATATACGGAGAACATTACAGGATCGGTCAGAGACTGAAGGTATATATCGCGAAGATCGACAAAGAGACAAAAGATTCCAATCTCGTATTGTCGAGAACAAATGCAAATATCATAAAAAAAATGTTCGAGATCGAAGTGCCTGAGATCAGCAATAAAACCGTCGAGATCAAGTCGATCGCGAGGGAAGCTGGATCGAGAACAAAGATAGCGGTAACATCAAATGAAGAGGGAATTGACCCCGTAGGTTCATGCGTGGGTCAGCGTGGATCAAGGATTCAGACCATAATAAACGAACTTGGGGGCGAGAAAAT harbors:
- the nusA gene encoding transcription termination factor NusA, with the translated sequence MEQKQFIMAINQICDEKGIPKEKAMEIVEAALAAAYKKDYGKKGQVITVKFDEKTGGMEVYQIKTVAEEVPEGEIEDESESVEADEKSDKKRFNPDKNITVEEAKKYLDDPKIDDEVRIELPVHTEFGRIAAQTAKQVMIQRIREAEKEAIFNEFKDKEGEVVNGIVQRIEGRNVFVDVGKAIGVIYPMEQIYGEHYRIGQRLKVYIAKIDKETKDSNLVLSRTNANIIKKMFEIEVPEISNKTVEIKSIAREAGSRTKIAVTSNEEGIDPVGSCVGQRGSRIQTIINELGGEKIDIIEWNENVKKFIQHALSPAKVSRIDIDEKTKSAMAFVAGDQLSLAIGKQGQNVRLAAKLTGWKIDVVEKRESDTENESKQEAAKANDDVAVKSEKTEAPEKDEEKSDESKKKKRKSKKNAE